The region CTTGGCGTTGCCGCTGTAGCTCAGCGGGTCGATGTCGGCGGGCCACCAGTTCTTCGGCGGATCCTTGAAGAACCAGGCGCAGATCGCCACGGCGATCAGCACATAGACCCCGATAAGGTCCAGGACCTCGTCGAAGTTAGCCGTGTCGAACCAGTAGTTGAAGATGAAGATGAACGGCAGCGCGCCGTAGGCGAACCCTCCGTTGACGAACCCCGTCTTCGCCCCGCGCCGCTCCGGGAACCATTTGCCCACCATATTGATGCAGGTGGCGTAGATGAATCCGGAGCCGAGCCCGCCGATGACGCCGAAGCCGACGATGGCGGCGAAAACGTTGTCCAGGTGGGCGAGGGCCACGAACCCGATCAGGCACAGCCCCGACCCCAGGAACATCGCCGCGCGGGCGGTCAGGATCCCCTTCTCCCGCAGCCACCCGGCCGGGAAGGCGATTCCCGCCTGGAAGAACACCCAGACGCTCAGGATCCAGAAGGTGTTGCTCTGGGTCCAGCCGTGCGCCTCCGAGAGCGTGTCCTCGGCCGAGCCGTACGCGTACTCGGACACGCTGATGGCCATCATCGCGATCCACGGCAGATAGACCATCAGCTTCCGGCTGTGGCCCAGGATGTCGCGGTCCGTCTCACCGATGCGATACGTGCGTCCCTTGCTGTCCTGCACTTCACGGAAGGGGAGGGCCCCCTCCGGTCGTTCTGCTGTGCTCATGTCGTCCCCTTGGCTTCGAAGGAACCCGGCCAGCGCCCCCTGTCCAAACTCTTCGTGCTCCGGGAAACGTGGTGGCTCAGGTGAGCAGCCCCGCTGACCTGGCCCAGCGGTACTTGGCACCCAGGACGGCCACCGGCTTCTCGGTGGTGTACGGATAAGCCACGACCCCGCGCTCGAAGAGGTAGGCGCACGCCTCCTCGACCTCGGTGTCGCCCGCGAGCGAGGCCACCACCGGTTTGGCGATGCCCCGGGCGCGGAACTCCTCGACGACCCGCGCGGTCAGCTCGGCGAACACCATCGGCGGGGTGACGATGGTGTGCCAGTAGCCCAGGACCAGCGAGTGGATCCGCGGATCCTCCAGGCCCAGCCGGATGGTCGCCTCGTAGGTGGACGGCGGTTCGCCGCCGGTGATGTCCACCGGGTTCCCGGCCGCGCCGAACGGCGGGATGAAGCGGCGGAACGCGGCGTCCAGGTCGTCCGGGATCTCCATCAGCGACAGCCCGTTGTCGACGATCGCGTCCGACAGCAGCACCCCCGAGCCCCCGGCGCCGGTGATGATGACGACGTTGTCACCCTGTGGCGTGGGCAGCACGGGCAGCGCCCGCGCGTACTCCAGCATCTCGTTGAGGCCCGGCGCCCGGATCACCCCGGCCTGCCGCAGGATGTCGTCGTAGACCGCGTCGTCCCCGGCCAGCGCGCCGGTGTGGGAGCCGGCCGCCTTCGCGCCCGCCGCCGTACGGCCCGCCTTGAGCACCACCACGGGCTTCCGGGGCACCGTGGCCCGCGCCGCCTCCACGAAGGCCCGGCCGTCCTTGAGGTCCTCCAGATGCATCGCGATGCACTGGGTGCGGTCGTCCTCGGCGAACCAGGTGAGCAGATCGTCCTCGTCCACATCGGACTTGTTGCCGAGGCCGACGATCGCCGAGACACCGGTCTTGGTCGTCCGGGCGAAGCCGAGGATCGCCATCCCGATGCCACCGGACTGCGAGGTGAGCGCCACCGGCCCCTTGACGTCGTACGGGGTGCAGAAGGTGGCGCACAGGTCCTGCCAGGTGGAGTAGTAGCCGTAGATGTTGGGCCCCAGCACCCGCACCCCGTACTCCTCGGCGATCTCCACGATCCGCCGCTGCAGCTCGTGTTCACCGGTCTCGGCGAAGCCGGACGGGATCAGCACGGCGTTCGGGATGCCCTTGCGGCCGACCTCCTCCAGCGCGGCGGGCACGAACTTCGCGGGGATCGCGAAGACCGCCACATCCACCTCGCCGGGGACGTCCGTGACGCTCTTGTACGCCTTGCGGCCCAGGATGTCGTCGGCCTTGGGGTTCACCGGGTGGATCTCCCCGGGGAAGCCGCCGTCGATGAGGTTGCGCATCACCGAATTGCCGATCTTGCCCTGCTCGTTGGAGGCACCCACCACCGCCACCGAGCGCGGCTGCATCAGCCGGCGCATCGCGCTCAGGATCTCCTCGCGTGAGTAGCGGCGGCGCTCCTGCGGGGCGGGGTCCCCGATCAGCAGCCGCACATCGGCGGCGAGCACCCCGCTCGGCGTGGCGAACACCGGGTTGAGATCGACCTCCGTGATCTCCGGGAAGTCCGCCACCAGCCGGGAGACCCGCACGATCAGATCGGCGAGCGCCCCGCGGTCCACCGCCGGTCCGCCGCGCACCCCGCGCAGCACCTCGGCGGCGCGGATCCCGTCCAGCATCGACAGTGCCTCGTCCTCGGTCGCCGGGGCCAGCCGGAAGGTGATGTCCTTGAGTACCTCCACCAGCACCCCGCCGAGGCCGAACGCCACGACCTTGCCGAAGGTGGGATCGGTGACCGCGCCGACGATGACCTCCTGCCCGCCGTCCGGGACCATCTGCTGCACCTGGACGCCCTGGATCCGGGCCTCGGGGTCGTAGGAGCGGGCGTTGTCGACGATCGCGGTGAACGCGCCCCGCACCTCTGCGCAGGAGGCCAGCCCCACCCGGACCCCGCCCGCGTCGGTCTTGTGCAGGATGTCCGGGGACACGATCTTGAGGACGACCGGGAAGCCGATCCGGTCGGCCAGCGACACCGCCTCGTCGACGGTCTCCGCCAGCCCCTCGGCCGGGGTCGGGATGCCGTAGGCATCGGTGATCCGCTTCCCCTCGGGAGCGGTCAGCGCCGTGCGCCCCTCGGCGCGGGCGGCGTCCAGCACCGCGCGCACGGCATCGTTGTCATACGTCACCGTCAGATCACTCCGTTCGTTTTGAGCAGCCGCAGTTCCTCGTCGCCGAGTCCCAGCTCCCCGACGTACACCTCTTCGTTGTGCTCACCCAGCAGCGGGGAGCGCTCGACCTGGACCGGGGAGTCGGAGAGCTTCAGCGGGGAGCCGACCGTGGTGAAGGAGCCGCGCTCGGGGTGGTCGACCTCGACGATCATCTCGTTGGCCGCGAGCGACGCGTCCTCGACGATCTCCTTGGTGGACAGGATCGGCCCGCACGGGATGTTGTGGGCCGTGAGCTGCTCCAGCACCTCCCACTTGGGCAGGGTGCTGGACCACTCCTCGATGAGCTGGAACATCTTGGCCAGCTTCGGCAGCCGCGACTCGGGCGAGGCCCACTCCGGGTCCTCGGCCAGCTCGGGGCGGCCGATGAGCCGGGTGATCGGCTCCCAGCCGACCGGCTGCACGATGACGTAGACGTAGTCGTTGGGCCCGCCGGGCGCGCATTTGACCGCCCAGCCGGGCTGGCCGCCACCGCTGGCGTTGCCACTGCGCGGCACCTCGTCGGCCTCAGAGGTGTTTTCTGCGTTTGGATACTCTGCGAGCGGCCCGTGCGTCAGCCGCTGCTGGTCGCGCAGCTTGACCCGGCACAGGTTGAGGACCGCGTGCTGCATCGCCACGTTGACCCGCTGGCCACGTCCGGTGTGGGTGCGCTGGTAGAGCGCGGCGAGGATGCCCGCCACGCAGTGCACCCCGGTGCCGGAGTCGCCGATCTGGGCGCCGGTGGCCAGCGGCGGGCCGTCCTCGAAGCCGGTCGTGGACATCGACCCGCCCATGGCCTGCGCGACCACCTCGTACGCCTTGAACTTGGTGTACGGGCCGTCGCCGAACCCCTTGATCGAGGCGTAGACCAGCCGCGGGTTGATCTCCTGGATGCGCTCCCAGGAGAACCCCATGCGGTCCACGGCGCCCGGACCGAAGTTCTCCACCAGCACATCGCTGCGGCGGATCAGCTCGGTCAGGATCTCCTTGCCGCGCTCGGACTTGGTGTTGAGGGTGATGCTCCGCTTGTTGCAGTTGAGCATCGTGAAGTACAGCGAGTCCACGTCGGGGAGGTCCCGCAACTGCTTGCGGGTGATGTCCCCGGTGGTGTTCTCCAGCTTGATCACATCCGCGCCGAGCCAGGCGAGCAACTGGGTGGCGGAGGGACCGGACTGCACATGCGTCATGTCGAGGACGCGGATGCCCGTCAGAGCTTGATTGGCCTCAAGAGCCTGGGACATGGTGGCGGCTCCCTACTTGTACATGGTCTGGTTCATGGTTCCGGGGGCGTACGCGTCCGGGTCCACCCAGACGTTGATCAGCGACGGCTTGCCGGACTCCCGGGCGCGTCGCAGCGCCGGGCCGATGTCCGCCGGGTCGCGGACCTCCTCGCCGTGGCCGCCGAGCATCCGCGCGAACTGGTCGTAGGGCACATCGCCGAGGGTGTTGCCGATCCGCTCCCGCTCCTCGCCGTACTTGGCCTTCTGGCCGTAACGGATCTGGTTCATCGAGGAGTTGTTGCCGACGATGCCGACGAACGGCAGGTCGAAGCGGACCAGCGTCTCGAAGTCCCAGCCGGTCAGGGAGAACGCGCCGTCGCCGAAGAGCGCCACCACCTCCTTGTCGGGGCGGGCCTGCTTGGCGGCCATCACGAACGGCACACCGACGCCGAGCGTCCCGAGCGGCCCCGGGTCCATCCAGTGGCCGGGCGACTTGGGCTGGACGACCTGACCGGAAAAGGTGACGATGTCGCCGCCGTCGCCGATGTAGATCGAGTCCTCGGTGAGGAAGTCGTTGATCTCGCTGACCAGGCGGTACGGATGGATGGGGGAGGCGTCGGACCGGAGGTTGGGCAGCCGCTTCTCGATCGCCTTCTGCTCGGCGGCCCGCAGCTCGTCCAGCCACTCCTTGCGCTTGCCCGCGCCTCCATTGATGCGGCCGGAGGCGGCCTGGGTGACGGCCGAGAGCACCAGCCCCGCGTCGCCCACGATGCCGAGGTCGATGTCCCGGTTCTTGCCGACCGTGCGGTAGTCGAGGTCGATCTGGACCACGGTGGCGTCGGGGGAGAGCCGCTTGCCGTAGCCCATCCGGAAGTCGAAGGGCGTGCCGACGATGACGATGAGGTCGGCGTTGGAAAACGCGTAGCGGCGGGAGAGCTGGAAGTGGTGCGGATCGCCGGGCGGCAGGGTGCCGCGCCCCGCGCCGTTCATGTACGCGGGCACATTGAGCGTGCGCACCAGCTCGATGGCCGCGTCGGTGGCGCGGGTGGTCCACACCTGACTGCCCAGCAGGATCGCGGGCTTCTCGGCCTGGACCAGCAGATCGGCCAGCTTCTGGACGGACTCGGGGTCGCCGGCGCTGCGGGTCGATGCCCGGTAGTGCCCGGCCTGGGGGATACGGGCTTTGTCCACCGGCACCTTCGCGTCCAGCACATCCCGCGGGATCTCCAGGAAGGAGGGTCCGGGGGCGCCGTGGAAGCACTCGCGGAAGGCCATGGAGACCATGTCGGCGGCACGGGCGGTGTCCGGCACGGTGGCGGCGAACTTGGTGATCGGCGCCATCATGTCGACGTGCGGAAGGTCCTGCAGGGAACCCATCTTGTGCTGGTTGTGGGCGCCCTGGCCGCCGATGAGCAGCATGGGTGACTCGGCGCGGAAGGCGTTGGCGACGCCGGTGACCGCGTCGGTGGTGCCGGGGCCGGCGGTGACGACGGCGCAGCCGGGCTTGCCGGTGATCCGGGCGTAGCCGTCGGCGGCGTGGGCGGCGACCTGTTCATGGCGTACGTCGATGACATCGATGCCTTCGTCGACGCAGCCGTCGTAGATGTCGATGATGTGGCCGCCGCAGAGGGTGTAGATGACCTCGACGCCCTCTGCCTTGAGTGCTTTGGCGACCAAGTGCCCGCCGGAGATGACGTCCTGGCTGTCGTCGGGCATGGCGAATCGCGTCCCTTCGTAGGGGTCGGTGCTTGCCTCGCGGGGTGGTTCAGGTGGATTGCATACAGTCGACGTTATCCTGTATGAACTTTGTTATCCCACCATCGGCCGAGCGATGTCCAGGGGGCGTGCGCCACTCGTTCGATCCAGCGCTGGATCAAGCGCTGTTGACCGGTCATCAGGGAGCGGGCGATGGACCTGTACGAACACCAGGCACGGGAACTCCTCCAAGAAAACGGCGTGTTGGTGCCGCGAGCCGAGGTCGTGGACACGGCCGAAGCCGCCCGCGCCGCCGCCGAGCGGCTCGGCGGCCGCGTCGTCATCAAGGCCCAGGTGAAGACCGGCGGCCGGGGCAAGGCCGGCGGGGTGAAACTCGCCGACGACCCGGCGGCGGCCGAGCGGACCGCACGCCGGATCCTGGGCATGGACATCAAGGGCCACACCGTCCACCGGGTGATGGTCGCCGAACCGGTCGAGGTGGAACGGGAGATGTACCTCGGCTTCACCCTGGACCGGGCCGCGGGTCGCTTTCTGGCCATCGCCTCCGCCGAGGGCGGTATGGAGATCGAGGAGGTCGCGGCGCACCGCCCCGAGGCGGTGGCCCGGATCCCGATCGACCCGGCGGAGGGGGTGACCGAGGCCAAGGCCGCCGAGATCGCCGCCGCCGGGGGACTGCCGCCGGAGACGGCCGGGACCATCCGCCGGCTGTGGACCGTCCTGACCGCGTACGACGCCCTCCTGGTCGAGATCAACCCGCTGGTGGTGACCCGGGACGGCGCGATCGTGGCGCTGGACGGAAAGGTCACCCTGGACGACAACGCCAGCTTCCGGCAGCCGTCATGGGACGACTCCGGCGACCGCGCCCGGGACCCGCTGGAGGCCCGCGCCGCGGCCGCCGGGCTCGGCTACGTCAAACTGGACGGCCAGGTGGGCGTCATCGGCAACGGCGCGGGCCTGGTGATGTCCACCCTGGACGTCGTCGCGGGCTGCGGCGCCCGCCCCGCCGACTTCCTCGACATCGGCGGCGGCGCCTCGGCACAGGTGATGGCCGACGGGCTGTCCCTCGTCCTCGACGACCCCGAGGTGCGCTCCGTCCTGGTCAACGTCTTCGGCGGCATCACCGCCTGCGACGCGGTGGCCGACGGCATCGTGCGCGCCCTGGACACCGTCCCCCTCACCAAACCACTGGTCGTCCGGCTCGACGGCAACAACGCCGCACGTGGCCGGGCCATCCTTGGCCAATTGGCTCATCCACTCGTCCACCAGGCCGACACCATGGACGGCGCCGCCGCACGCGCCGCCGAACTCGCCGCGTAGGGGAGCACATCATGGCCATCTTCCTCACCAAGGACAGCAAGGTCATCGTCCAGGGCATGACCGGCGCCGAAGGCATGAAGCACACCCGGCGGATGCTCGCCGCCGGCACCGATGTCGTCGGCGGTGTCAATCCGCGCAAGGCCGGGACCCGGGTCGACATCGACGGCGCTGCGGTGCCCGTCTTCGGCTCCGTACGCGAGGCCATGGACGCCACCGGTGCCGATGTGAGCGTCCTGTTCGTCCCGCCGCCCCACGCCAAGGCCGCCGTCACCGAGGCCGCCGACGCCCGGATCCCGCTCGCCGTCGTCATCACCGAGGGCATCCCGGTCCATGACGCGGTCGCCTTCCAGGCGTACGCCCGGGCCCGCGCCACCAGGATCATCGGCCCGAACTGCCCCGGGCTGATCTCCCCGGGCCAGTCCAACGCGGGCATCATCCCCGCCGACATCACCAAACCGGGCCGGATCGGCCTGGTCTCCAAGTCCGGCACCCTCACCTACCAACTCATGTACGAGCTGCGCGACATCGGCTTCTCCACCTGCGTGGGCATCGGCGGCGACCCGGTCATCGGCACCACCCACATCGACGCCCTGGCCGCCTTCGAGGCCGACCCGGACACCGACCTCATCGTGATGATCGGAGAGATCGGCGGCGACGCGGAGGAGCGCGCCGCGCGGTACCTCGCCGACCACGTCACCAAGCCGGTCGTCGGCTATATCGCCGGTTTCACCGCCCCCGAGGGCCGCACCATGGGCCACGCGGGCGCCATCGTCTCCGGCTCCTCGGGCACCGCCGCGGCCAAGAAGGCGGCGCTGGAGGCGGCGGGCGTGCGCGTAGGGGCGACCCCCACGGAGACCGCCGGGCTGGTGGTGGCCCTGCTGGCCCAAACACCCGGCGACGCCGCGTGAGCTGAGCCGTACCCGATCCGCGAACCGGTCACCGTCACGCTCCGTGCCGCCACCTTCCTCTCCGTACGGCCGCCCGCCACGCACAGCCACGACGCGTACGTGGCGGGTGTCCGTACGGACCGCCACAGACCGCCACGTCCCGCCCCGCCTGTGCAACGAGAGCGGAGATCCCCGATGGCACCCACCCGCACCCTCACCCTCAAGCCCGGAACCGCCTGGGCCGACGCCTGGCAGCGCTGCCTGGCCGCGGCCCCCGAGGCGTTCCAGGACGGCCGCGTCCTCAACCTCTGGGACGGCACCTGGCACCGCGACGGCCGGGCCCTCCCCGCCACCAGCCCCGCCACCAGCCCCGCCACCACCCCCGTCGACGGCACCCCGATCGCGGGCCCGCCACGCCTCGACGCCACCACCGCCCACCAGGCCGTACGCGCCTCCCTCGACCAGCACCGCGGCTGGCGCCATATCGCCCTCCCGGAGCGCCGGGCGCGGGTGTCCGCCACCCTCGACGCACTCTGCGCGCACCGGGGACTGCTCGCCCTCCTGCTGGTCTGGGAGATCGGCAAGCCCTGGCGGCTCGCCCAGGCCGATGTGGACCGGGCCATCGACGGCGTCCGCTGGTACGTCGACGAGATCGACCGCATGGCCGAGGGCCGTACCCCGCTGCCCGGCCCGGTCTCCAACATCGCGAGCTGGAACTACCCGATGAGCGTCCTCGCCCACGCCCTGCTCGTCCAGGCGCTGGCAGGCAACGCCGTCATCGCCAAGACCCCCACCGACGGCGGGCTGGCCTGCCTCACCCTCGCCTGCGCGCTCGCCGCCCGCGAAGGCATCCCGGTCACCCTCGTCAGCGGCAGCGGCGGTGAGCTCTCCGAGGCCCTGGTCCGCGCGCCCGAGATCGGCTGCGTCTCCTTCGTCGGCGGTCGCGACACCGGCGCCCGGGTCGCCACCGCCGTCGCCGACCTCGGCAAGCGCCACATCCTGGAGCAGGAGGGGCTCAACGCCTGGGGCATCTGGAACTTCACCGACTGGGACGCCCTCGCCCCGCTGATCGGCAAGACCTTCGACTACGGCAAACAGCGCTGCACCGCCTATCCGCGCTTCGTCGTCCAGCGCTCGTCCTTCGACGCCTTCCTCGCCGTCTACCTCCCGGCGGTGCGCGCCGTCCGCATGGGCCACCCCCTGGCGGTGGAGCACCCCTCCGACCAGCTCCCCGACCTGGACTTCGGACCCCTGATCAACGCGGCCAAGGCCAAGGAGCTGGCCGACCAGGTCGCCGAGGCCATCGACCGCGGCGCCGTCCCCCTCCACCGCGGCGACCTCGCCGACGGCCACTTCCTCCCCGACCAGGACCTCTCCGCCTACACGCCCCCCGTCACCCTCCTCAACCCGCCCTCCACCTCCCCGCTCCACCACGCCGAGCCCTTCGGCCCGGTCGACACCCTCGTACTGGTCGACACCGAGGCCGAACTGCTCGCCGCCATGAACGCCGGCAACGGCGCCCTCGTCGCCACCCTCTCCTGCGACGACCCCGCCACCTACGCCCGGCTGGCCCCCCAGATCCGCGCCTTCAAAACCGGCCACGGCACGCCCCGCTCCCGCGGCGACCGCGACGAACTCTTCGGCGGCTTCGGAGCCTCCTGGCGCGGCGCCTTCGTCGGCGGCGACCTCCTGATCCGCGCCGTCACCGAGGGCCCACACCCCGAGCGCCTGCCCGGCAACTTCCCCGACTACCACCTGATGCCCAGCTAGTCACCCTCCGTGCCCACTCCCGCCATCCCCCCAGGTCGGCCCAGGGGTGGGCGCCCGGCATACGCAGGTGAAACGCACTCCGAAACCTTGGTATCGTGGTCCATGTCGCCGCGGCGGGCCGCGGAGACACACCTGGTCCGGGTGGCGGAATGGCAGACGCGCTAGCTTGAGGTGCTAGTGCCCTTTATCGGGCGTGGGGGTTCAAGTCCCCCCTCGGACACGATCTTACGTACACGGATGAAGCGGGTTGTGACTCAACGGTCACGACCCGCTTCTTCATGTTGTAGGTGAGAGTGAGGCCGAAAGCCTGGTAGAGAGGGGCTTTGCGGTCGGCGGGGGCGGTGAGAAGCCGGTC is a window of Streptomyces violaceusniger Tu 4113 DNA encoding:
- a CDS encoding OFA family MFS transporter — translated: MSTAERPEGALPFREVQDSKGRTYRIGETDRDILGHSRKLMVYLPWIAMMAISVSEYAYGSAEDTLSEAHGWTQSNTFWILSVWVFFQAGIAFPAGWLREKGILTARAAMFLGSGLCLIGFVALAHLDNVFAAIVGFGVIGGLGSGFIYATCINMVGKWFPERRGAKTGFVNGGFAYGALPFIFIFNYWFDTANFDEVLDLIGVYVLIAVAICAWFFKDPPKNWWPADIDPLSYSGNAKSAASLAKNPPASRQYTPKEAIRTGMLPLMWVCLVLTAGVSIFGISFQVDYAKEVGFGPLVAASSMGIMSVINGVGRGVVGWLSDLWGRKSTLVFVIVVLGLAQFGVIWAGNIHNEVLFLFFAFLSGFGGGAFYPMFAALTPDYFGENYNATNYGLVYSGKLISGLFGGGLGSMVVDSWGYDGAYALAGGISMLAAAVALLLRQPGRPRVRDIAPNPQPISREAV
- a CDS encoding acetate--CoA ligase family protein, translated to MTYDNDAVRAVLDAARAEGRTALTAPEGKRITDAYGIPTPAEGLAETVDEAVSLADRIGFPVVLKIVSPDILHKTDAGGVRVGLASCAEVRGAFTAIVDNARSYDPEARIQGVQVQQMVPDGGQEVIVGAVTDPTFGKVVAFGLGGVLVEVLKDITFRLAPATEDEALSMLDGIRAAEVLRGVRGGPAVDRGALADLIVRVSRLVADFPEITEVDLNPVFATPSGVLAADVRLLIGDPAPQERRRYSREEILSAMRRLMQPRSVAVVGASNEQGKIGNSVMRNLIDGGFPGEIHPVNPKADDILGRKAYKSVTDVPGEVDVAVFAIPAKFVPAALEEVGRKGIPNAVLIPSGFAETGEHELQRRIVEIAEEYGVRVLGPNIYGYYSTWQDLCATFCTPYDVKGPVALTSQSGGIGMAILGFARTTKTGVSAIVGLGNKSDVDEDDLLTWFAEDDRTQCIAMHLEDLKDGRAFVEAARATVPRKPVVVLKAGRTAAGAKAAGSHTGALAGDDAVYDDILRQAGVIRAPGLNEMLEYARALPVLPTPQGDNVVIITGAGGSGVLLSDAIVDNGLSLMEIPDDLDAAFRRFIPPFGAAGNPVDITGGEPPSTYEATIRLGLEDPRIHSLVLGYWHTIVTPPMVFAELTARVVEEFRARGIAKPVVASLAGDTEVEEACAYLFERGVVAYPYTTEKPVAVLGAKYRWARSAGLLT
- the frc gene encoding formyl-CoA transferase, with product MSQALEANQALTGIRVLDMTHVQSGPSATQLLAWLGADVIKLENTTGDITRKQLRDLPDVDSLYFTMLNCNKRSITLNTKSERGKEILTELIRRSDVLVENFGPGAVDRMGFSWERIQEINPRLVYASIKGFGDGPYTKFKAYEVVAQAMGGSMSTTGFEDGPPLATGAQIGDSGTGVHCVAGILAALYQRTHTGRGQRVNVAMQHAVLNLCRVKLRDQQRLTHGPLAEYPNAENTSEADEVPRSGNASGGGQPGWAVKCAPGGPNDYVYVIVQPVGWEPITRLIGRPELAEDPEWASPESRLPKLAKMFQLIEEWSSTLPKWEVLEQLTAHNIPCGPILSTKEIVEDASLAANEMIVEVDHPERGSFTTVGSPLKLSDSPVQVERSPLLGEHNEEVYVGELGLGDEELRLLKTNGVI
- a CDS encoding thiamine pyrophosphate-binding protein, which produces MPDDSQDVISGGHLVAKALKAEGVEVIYTLCGGHIIDIYDGCVDEGIDVIDVRHEQVAAHAADGYARITGKPGCAVVTAGPGTTDAVTGVANAFRAESPMLLIGGQGAHNQHKMGSLQDLPHVDMMAPITKFAATVPDTARAADMVSMAFRECFHGAPGPSFLEIPRDVLDAKVPVDKARIPQAGHYRASTRSAGDPESVQKLADLLVQAEKPAILLGSQVWTTRATDAAIELVRTLNVPAYMNGAGRGTLPPGDPHHFQLSRRYAFSNADLIVIVGTPFDFRMGYGKRLSPDATVVQIDLDYRTVGKNRDIDLGIVGDAGLVLSAVTQAASGRINGGAGKRKEWLDELRAAEQKAIEKRLPNLRSDASPIHPYRLVSEINDFLTEDSIYIGDGGDIVTFSGQVVQPKSPGHWMDPGPLGTLGVGVPFVMAAKQARPDKEVVALFGDGAFSLTGWDFETLVRFDLPFVGIVGNNSSMNQIRYGQKAKYGEERERIGNTLGDVPYDQFARMLGGHGEEVRDPADIGPALRRARESGKPSLINVWVDPDAYAPGTMNQTMYK
- the sucC gene encoding ADP-forming succinate--CoA ligase subunit beta encodes the protein MRERAMDLYEHQARELLQENGVLVPRAEVVDTAEAARAAAERLGGRVVIKAQVKTGGRGKAGGVKLADDPAAAERTARRILGMDIKGHTVHRVMVAEPVEVEREMYLGFTLDRAAGRFLAIASAEGGMEIEEVAAHRPEAVARIPIDPAEGVTEAKAAEIAAAGGLPPETAGTIRRLWTVLTAYDALLVEINPLVVTRDGAIVALDGKVTLDDNASFRQPSWDDSGDRARDPLEARAAAAGLGYVKLDGQVGVIGNGAGLVMSTLDVVAGCGARPADFLDIGGGASAQVMADGLSLVLDDPEVRSVLVNVFGGITACDAVADGIVRALDTVPLTKPLVVRLDGNNAARGRAILGQLAHPLVHQADTMDGAAARAAELAA
- the sucD gene encoding succinate--CoA ligase subunit alpha; its protein translation is MAIFLTKDSKVIVQGMTGAEGMKHTRRMLAAGTDVVGGVNPRKAGTRVDIDGAAVPVFGSVREAMDATGADVSVLFVPPPHAKAAVTEAADARIPLAVVITEGIPVHDAVAFQAYARARATRIIGPNCPGLISPGQSNAGIIPADITKPGRIGLVSKSGTLTYQLMYELRDIGFSTCVGIGGDPVIGTTHIDALAAFEADPDTDLIVMIGEIGGDAEERAARYLADHVTKPVVGYIAGFTAPEGRTMGHAGAIVSGSSGTAAAKKAALEAAGVRVGATPTETAGLVVALLAQTPGDAA
- a CDS encoding aldehyde dehydrogenase family protein, with amino-acid sequence MAPTRTLTLKPGTAWADAWQRCLAAAPEAFQDGRVLNLWDGTWHRDGRALPATSPATSPATTPVDGTPIAGPPRLDATTAHQAVRASLDQHRGWRHIALPERRARVSATLDALCAHRGLLALLLVWEIGKPWRLAQADVDRAIDGVRWYVDEIDRMAEGRTPLPGPVSNIASWNYPMSVLAHALLVQALAGNAVIAKTPTDGGLACLTLACALAAREGIPVTLVSGSGGELSEALVRAPEIGCVSFVGGRDTGARVATAVADLGKRHILEQEGLNAWGIWNFTDWDALAPLIGKTFDYGKQRCTAYPRFVVQRSSFDAFLAVYLPAVRAVRMGHPLAVEHPSDQLPDLDFGPLINAAKAKELADQVAEAIDRGAVPLHRGDLADGHFLPDQDLSAYTPPVTLLNPPSTSPLHHAEPFGPVDTLVLVDTEAELLAAMNAGNGALVATLSCDDPATYARLAPQIRAFKTGHGTPRSRGDRDELFGGFGASWRGAFVGGDLLIRAVTEGPHPERLPGNFPDYHLMPS